Within the Cherax quadricarinatus isolate ZL_2023a chromosome 75, ASM3850222v1, whole genome shotgun sequence genome, the region GGGGTGAGTCCTACGACAGAGACGCTTAGTAAGGGGTGAGTCCTACGACAGAGACGCTTAGTAAGGGGTGAGTCCTACGACAGAGACGCTGAGTAAGGTGTGAGTCCTACGACAGAGACGCTGAGTAAGGTGTGAGTCCTACGACAGAGACGCTTAGTAAGGGGTGAGTCCTACGACAGAGACGCTGAGTAAGGTGTGAGTCCTGCGACAGAGACGCTGAGTAAGGTGTGAATCCTACCTCAGAGACGCTTAGTAAGGGGTGAGTCCTACGACAGAGACGCTGAGAAAGGTGTGAGTCCTGCGACAGAGACGCTGAGTAAGGTGTGAATCCTACCTCAGAGACGCTTAGTAAGGGGTGAGTCCTACGACAGAGACGCTGAGTAAGGTGTGAGTCCTACCTCAGAGACGCTTAGTAAGGGGTGAGTCCTACGACAGAGACGCTGAGTAAGGTGTGAGTCCTACGACAGAGACGCTGAGTAAGGTGTGAGTCCTTCCCAGAAGCTAAGTCTTACCTAGGAGAAAGTTTTAGAAGTGGTGGTAAGAACATTACCACTTGGTGCACCATCAACGAGTGTCAATCCCTTCATGGAAAGACAGCAAGAGAAGGAATCATGGTGAATGTGGTTCTTCTTTTGAACACCCTACTTGGATGGAaagcactaacacacacacacacacacacacacacgcacagtgaAGAGggcggccaggagctgtgactcgacccctgcaaccacaattaggtgagtacacacaccacagaAAAGTTACTATAAGTCACTCCAAACTTGAATGATGACGCTGAAAGACTCATAGGTGAATGTGAACCGAAACTTCCAGGTTCAATCCTGGGGAGGGTGGAGACGCTTGGGCACGTCATTAACCTATTGCCCCTATTCACCTAACAATAACTAGGTGTTCGGGTGTTAACCAACTGttatgggtagcatcctggggtagGAGACCATATCTGAGCCTGCAAGTTAGCCGAAATaggataacaataataataataataataataataataataataataataataataataataataataatttttattattattattattgttattattattattattattattattattattattattattattattattattattattactgccacatcatcattatcatcattattattattattattattattattattattattattattattattattattattattattattattattattattattataccatgcAAGTACTAGAAGCAACTTTAGTTAGAAAATTAACAGCACAAAAAATTAAAATTCGTAAAATTTAGGGTTTCTGGCACCCATGtaggcactatcagtggcactgGACAGCAACACTCAGTGCCTCTCAGTCCCAACAGAGAATCCCTGTTGACTCTCAGAGGTCGGAAGCTTGAAATGTCAGTGTGATATTTGTCACGCTATTAATGGAACTTTTAGTTGCTGTTTATGTAAGTTActcctctgttgttgttgttcctgttgactTATACACTAGTTAcccctctgttgttgttgttcctgttgactTATACACTAGTTAcccctctgttgttgttgttgttgttgacttaTACACTAGTTACCcctctgttgttgttcttgttgacttATACACTAGTTACCccactgttgttgttcttgttgacttATACACTAGTTACCcctctgttgttgttcttgttgacttATACACTAGTTACCccactgttgttgttcttgttgacttatacactagctaccccactgttgttgttgttcttgttgacttATACACTAGTTATCcctctgttgttgttcttgttgacttATACACTAGTTACCccactgttgttgttcttgttgacttATACACTAGTTACCcctctgttgttgttcttgttgacttATACACTAGTTACccatctgttgttgttgttcttgttgacttATACACTAGTTACCcatctgttgttgttcttgttgacttATACACTAGTTACCcctctgttgttgttcctgttgactTACACACTAGTTACCcctctgttgttgttcctgttgactTAAACTCTAGTTACCCctctgctgttgttcctgttgacTTATACACTAGTTACCTCTCTGTTTTTGTTGTTCCTGCTGATTTATACACTAGTTACCCCTCTGTTATTGTTCCTGTTGACTTATACACTAGTTACCCCTCTGTTATTGTTCCTGTTGACTTATACACTAGTTACCCCTCTGTTATTGTTCCTGTTGACTTATACACTGGTTACCCTCTTCTGTTGTTCCTGTTGACTTATACACTAGTTACCCCTCTGTTATTGTTCCTGTTGACTTATACACTAGTTACctctctgttgctgttcctgttagCCTATAAACTAGTTACtcctctgttgctgttcctgttgacTTATACGTGAGTCACCCTTTCCGTTACTGTTCCTGTTTCCTTATGTGTGAGTTACTTTTCTGTTACTCTTGCCTTGTACGTGAGTTACCCCTCTGTTACTGTTCCTGTTGCCTTATACGCAAGTTATCCTTCTGCtgatttatatataaattatccCTGTTTCCTGTTGCCTTATAAACTAGTTACCTCTCTGTTTTCCCCTGTTGTTATCCCTGTTACAACATACTTATTGTCTTATGCGTGAGTTATATCTGTTACTGTACCAGTTACTGATGACTGTCACATTATACGATAGTTACCCCTCTGTTGCCCCGAATTTATACATTTCTGTTTGTCCCTTATGGTTTTAATACAAAATTCAATAAAATTTTAAAAGAATATTAGGTTTTGGTCATGTGAccaagaccttccactggcttacccctccaccacaTTGAAAATTATGGTTaattaaaagaaattaaaaaaaaatacataacagAACTTTTGTAATTATTGTACTGAGGACTTGCAAGGATATCACTTTAGTTCTATGTAAGGGTTAACTATTTTATTTTCAGTCCCCATCTTtagtgctaataataataattataataataataacaataataataataataaaataataataacagtaacaacaacaataataatactaataataataataataataataataataataataattataataataataataataataattataataataataataataataataataataataatcataataataataataataataataataataataataataataataataataataataataataataataataataataaaatcgaccccatgcctaacccttctagggtagggtaggtgcctgagcccgagcctttagctcataagactgtcattcccattagcccccttgtggcggggatggcagaccagagaggcctagcttgtggctaggcctggggacagttggtcccaaagatgaggaggtacttgtgcctcctcccatgggagacttaggtctcagacactccctaaagagggagccaaggccgggccaccacttggaaaaggcccgggccgggagaataccggctaatctttaactaactaataataataataataataataataataataataataataataataataataataataatttttgttgTATTTATGCTGAATTAAGTACGTTACGACAGTTTTATCTGTTTATTAAGAGACGATAGACTAAATGTAATTATCACACCAGCGATAACGTATCAAGATTATTGTATCAAATTATCGTTTGCTGTATAGTGACTTGATTATTTACGAATGTGTGGTGATAGTAAGTGGaataacattagcacaaatgGGTATAATCATAACCACAATGTTTAAaatggtggaggggtaagccagcggaaggcctcggtcagatgaccaaaagctccaggtgTGGGtcgtcatctgactaagaccagcgtcaggaaacacttgtcctcttttcTGACAAACTTATCATCGTATATGGTTATCATATCCACTTCTAAGATCACTGATGGGGTTATCATGAAGAATAAGGATTACATGGTACTCGCTTGTGTAATCTCACTAGACCTGAGTACTAACCTAATTACCTTGTCTCATGTACGTTgttaaatactactactactactactactactactactactactactactactactactactactactactactactactactactactactactactactactaataataataataataataataataataataataataataataataattttgctattattagtagtagtattatattattatttaaattattataattattattgatattataattgctattatcattattattttcattattgatattattattattattattattattattattattattattattattattattattattattattattattattattattattattattattagggaaaTACGAGTATTTCTGACAAGATAGCTATTGACTGAAGGATGGTGAGTGTGTTTTCTTCTTGGAGTCACCCACCTCGGTGGGAGGAGGTTGATTTGTGAGGAGTTTTAAAGGTTAAGAtttgttatcctgtctcagcttaTTTATTTACTAAGTGATACTAGATCAGATCATTTATAGGCTAAGAGTTGTCAACCTTAGCTCATTTACTGGCAACGATAATGATCTCACCTTAGCTCATTTACTGGCAACGATAATGATCTCACCTTAGCTCATTTACTGGCAACGATAATGATCTCACCTTAGCTCATTTACTGGCAACGCTCATACCCAAGCTCATTTATAAGCTGATTagctatcttacctcagctcatttataaGCTGATTAGCTATCTTACCTCAGGTCATTTATAAGCTGATCGGCTATCTTACCTCAACTCATTTATAGGCTGATCGGCTATCTTACCTCGTTCATTTATAGGCTAAGAACAGCTTCTAATCTCAGATCATTGCAGATGACATTAGTGATGGTGGCGCTGACGACACTGCTGGTGGGAGTCATGGTGTGGCAGACAAGGGGCGAGGTAATGGAGTCAGGACTCGAGGGCACACACTCCACAACAGTCACAGCTCGCAGGCTTCTCAGAGTACTGAAGAAGTACAACCCCAGGGCTAACGAAACTACAGTAGGTTTACAGTGTACTGAAGACTGTGTTGCTTTTACTGGGACTACGTTTTGCTTTGTGAAGTCAATGACTGCTTGATATTCATGGGATCTCGCTAAATCCGATTGAATCTCTTGTACCTGCAGCCCCAACTGATCCAATCCAACGGGTACCCGGCAGAGACCCACCGTGTCGTCACAGAAGATGGCTATGTATTGCAGATCCACAGAATCCCCTTCGGCAGGAGTCGTCTGAAGACTCCTGTAGGAGAGGAGAACGCACCTCGCCCTGTGGCATTCCTTCACCATTGTCTTCTCTGTTCTTCATCAGACTTTGTTATGAATACTCCAGATAAAGCTCTTGGTCCGtccattatttatttttaattattttattatattattataattagttaaagattagccggtactctcccggcccgggccttttccaagtggtggcccggccttggctccctctttaggaagtgtctgagacctaagtctcccatgggaggaggtacaagtaccccctcatctttgggaccaactgtccccaggcctagccacaagctaggcctctctggtctgccatccccgccacaaggggacaaatgggaatgacagtcttatgagctaaaggctcgggctcaggcacctaccctaccctagaagagttaggcatggtgtcgatcctattataatcaaaaagaagcgctaagccacaagggctattttttttttattataaatacTGTTAttatgtaaattaaattaatattttaagatatattaagaaatttttattaaataattaatacttttatttttatattatttattttacatTATTTTGTATTTAAAAGTCTAAAAAAGATTAATAACATTAATATAATTTATTTCTGTTAATTTGGTTGGGTAATTATGTCACTCACATATTTAAATGGCATGTAACCTGTACATATAATTTTGATAACCATATGATttaaacccgcgtcaggaaacacttgtcctgtctcctgacgaaccttatctaTACTCCTGTCAGATGACACTTGTCCTGTCTCCTGACGAATATTATAACTACATAAAGCGgtcagtaggttaggttaggttaggtaaggtttgtcaggaaagaggacaagtgtttcctaaggcgggtctcagtcatataatgacctgccactggaccaaaagctccagctgtgggtcatcatatgacttgaGACCTGCGTCGGGAAACaattctcctgtttcctgacgtatcctacctaacctaacctatctagcAGCTTATGTACAGGTTTCAAGCCGAACCTACGGAATGGGCTTGAAACATAATTTACATCTTACGTTGATGTTATTTCTGACAGCATATATGCTGGCTGACGCTGGTTATGACGTATGGCTTGCCAATGCTCGTGGAAATACATACTCCAGAAATCATCTGACTCTCTCTCCAGACTCCAAGGCATTCTGGCAGTTTAGGTAAGATGTGTGTATATTGTTACTGTAGGATACTCACCATTAGCCTGATGAACCAGCAACTGGGAGTTCTGGTCTTGGACCAGAAGTCGAGGGAACTGATCGAAACCTAAAGGTCGCTAAGAAAGTGCATTGAATTCGCTAGGCAGTTTCCGTATTATAATGTTACTGACCACGAAATGGGTACGAAGTACCTACTGCCCACTGGATAAGTATATTACCGCCTACGGGATGAGTATAAGGTACCCACTGCATAGCTATACTACTACCTACAAGGTGGGTATGAGGTACTACTGTCCACTGGATAAGTGTTCTACCTCctacaagatggatatgaggtatctACTGCCCACTGGATGAGTATATTACCGCctacaagattattattattattattattaaagattcgccggtattctcccggcccgggccttttccaagtggtggcccggccttggctccctctttagggagtatctgagacctaagtctcccatgggaggaggcacaagtacctcctcatctttgggaccaactgtccccaggcctagccacaagctaggcctctctggtctgccatccccgccccaagggggctaatgggaatgacagtcttgtgagctgtaagctcgggctcaggcacctaccctgccctagaagggttaggcatggtgtcgatggccTACAAGATAGGTATGAGGTACCTAATACCCACCGGATGAGTATACTACCGCATACGGAGTATGAGAATGCTATTAAATGCATTAAGTTAACCTCTACCTCTCCGTGTTTGGGAAGTATTGTCCGGTTTTTGAGAAGTCTTTTAAGTAAATATCCCCTAAAATCTGGGATGATAAAGGTgaattttaaccccggagggttagccactcaggataacccaagaaagtcagtgcgtcatcgaggactgtctaacttatttccattgtggtccatcagtcttgtcccccaggatgccacctacaccaatCCACTgtcacccagatacctacttgcttgcttagCGACCGggcacagcaggtgtaaggaaacacacctagTGTTTTCACCCGGCCGtagatcgaaccacagacactcagtatgtgaggtgagtgtgttgcctaccaggccacgggacttATCTCTTCCAGTATACCCATAATCCTTTTCGAAGCTCATCCTAACCCCAGTCCATCATCTTTCTGTTTTCGCCATCCCCATGGCCATCAatccaatacaaaaaaaaaaaaaaaaaaaaaacattaagccCAGAGTGAGACAGCTATAATTTATGGGAGTCGATGACCAGCTTTCTCCTCAGCCTAGAAAAAAACAGCATTTGTATGGTGGCATAATCAACAGCTCAATGAAAATTAAAAATGGGAAATTTTGCTACAGTTACCCCCTCGATACGCCGCAATATTGATAAGCTGGGTAAACTATTATATTATGAATGTACTACCACAGAGGGGCTTTGTTGAGGTACTTATGCAGGCGAAACATATCAAATAaagtgatcgacaccatgcctaacccttctagggtagggtaggtgcctgagcccgagcctttagctcataagactgtcattcccattagcctccttggggcggggatggcagaccagagaggcctagcttgtggctaggcctggggacagttggtcccaaagatgaggaggtacttgtgcctcctcccatgggagacttaggtctcagacactccctaaagagggagccaaggccgggccaccacttggaaaaggcccgggccgggagaataccggctaatctttaataataataaatcaaatAAAGTGTGTGTGAATTACTTCTTGCTGGATTAAGCCATCATGTACCATAACATCAAGGTTGCCTCGGGAATAAAAGTTTTAAATTAGCATAGAGCCTGTCTTTAAAATGAGTTTGGAGAAGACAGCGTATCTTACATTCTAAAAAAAACATGTATAACCtcttaaatattatttttttaaagcaTTTGAGATCcctttgtgtctgtgtgttcaGTATCTTATAGACGAAGGGCAAGAATTTTGCGTATCTTTGCATTCTATACTGACAGCTGATATGTATCGATGTATTAAGCAAATTTGAATACAGGTACACAGAAATACACTTATCATATTCacggatcgacaccatgcctaacccttctagggcagggtaggtgcctgagcccgagccttttagctcataagactgtcattcccattagcctccttgaggcggggatggcagaccagagaggcctagcttgtggctaggcctggggacagttggtcccaaagatgaggaggtacttgtgcctcctcccatgggagacttaggtctcagacactccctaaagagggagccaaggccgggccaccacttggacaaggcccgggccgggagaataccggcgaatctttaactaactaactaacacttaTCATATATAGTGGAATATGTTtaagttacctaggataaccccctaaAAAgctaaagtgacttatttccatatatGAGTCTGTGGTATCAATATACTCTGTACCTTATAGCTGGAACGAGATGGCTATATATGACGTCCCAGCAGCAATAGACTACATACTGAATACCACAAATCAGAAGGATCTATATTACGTGGGTTTCAGCATGGGCACCAGCGTCTTCTGGGCAATGCTGAGTGAACGTCCACACTATGCTGCCAAGGTCAGTCTCATACTGTAACTCTCAACATACCCCCACTAAGGggcgctaataataataataataataacaatagtgctTCCACTGGCTGCACAAAACCATTATTCCCATTATTCTAAAATTACCATTATTGCTGCCACTGACGTCCTCAGATACGGTTCATGGTGGCTATGGGACCGGTGGCTTACGttcgaaacatcaagggacctcttGGGTATGCTGCACCTTTCGTCAATCAGATAGAAGTAAGTGGGTCGATTCAATAGTATCATATATGCTATGTTTTTCTTGATTGAGTTTCAAGCCTCTCGACTATACGAGGGTGTGTTAAAAGTGCATGTCAAGTGTACACTACCAGTGAAGTATATTTTAAACTCCTTCTAAGAGGAATAAAAACTGATAATatacatctcttagtgtatatagccTCTTGCTATACTTAGTGTATATAGCCTCTGTTGCTATACTTAGTGTATATAGCCTCTGTTGCTATACTTAGTGTATATAGCCTCTGTTGCTATACTTAGTGTATATAGCCTCTGTGTGTTCCTATTCTTAGTGTATATAGCCTCTGTGTGTTCATATTCTTAGTGTATATAGCCTCTGTTGCTGTTCTTAGTGTATATAGCCTCTGTTTGTTGATATTCTTAGTATATATAGTCTCTGTTGCTATTCTTAGTGTATATAGCCTCTATTGCTATTCTTAGTGTATATAGCCTCTGTTGCTATTCTTAGTGTATATAGCCTCTGTTGCTATTCTTAGTGTATATAGCCTCTGTTTGTTGATATTCTTAGTGTATATAGCCTCTGTTTGTTGATATTCTTAGTGTATATAGCCTCTGTTTGTTGATATTCTTAGTGTATATAGCCTCTGTTTGTTGATATTCTTAGTGTATATAGCCTCTGTTGCTGTTCTTAGTGTATGTAGCCTCTGTTTGTTGATATTCTTAGTGTATATAGCCTCTGTTGCTGTTCTTAGTGTATATAGCCTCTGTTGCTGTTCTTAGTGTATATAGCATCTGTTTGTTGATATTCTTAGTGTATATAACCTCTGTTTGTTGCTATTCTTAGTATATTTAATCTCTGTTGCTATTCTTAGTGTATATAGCCTCTGTTTGTTGCTATTCTTAGTGTATATAGCCTCTGTTGCTGTTCTTAGTGTATATAGCCTCTGTTTGTTGCTATTCTTAGTATATATAGTCTCTGTTGCTATTCTTAGTGTATATAGCCTCTGTTTGTTGCTATTCTTAGTGTATATAGCCTCTGTTGCTGTTCTTAGTGTATATAGCCTCTGTTTGTTGCTATTCTTAGTGTATATAGCCTCTGTTGCTGTTCTTAGTGTATATAGCCTCTGTTGCTATTCTTAGTGTATATAGCCTCTGTTGCTATTCTTAGTGTATATAGCCTCTGTTGCTATTCTTAGTGTATATAGCCTCTGTTTGTTAATATTCTTAGTGTATATAGCCTCTGTTTGTTGATATTCTTAGTGTATATAGCCTCTGTTTGTTGATATTCTTAGTGTATATAGCCTCTGTTTGTTGATATTCTTAGTGTATATAGCCTCTGTTTGTTGATATTCTTAGTGTATATAGCCTCTGTTTGTTGATATTCTTAGTGTATATAGCCTCTGTTGCTGTTCTTAGTGTATGTAGCCTCTGTTGCTGTTCTTAGTGTATATAGCCTCTGTTTGTTGATATTCTTAGTGTATATAGCCTCTGTTGCTATTCTTAGTGTATATAGCCTCTGTTTGTTGATATTCTTAGTGTATATAGCCTCTGTTGCTATTCTTAGTGTATATAGCCTCTGTTTGTTGATATTCTTAGTGTATATAGCCTCTGTTTGTTAATATTCTTAGTGTATATAGCCTCTGTTGCTGTTCTTAGTGTATGTAGCCTCTGTTGCTGTTCTTAGTGTATATAGCCTCTGTTTGTTGATATTCTTAGTGTATATAGCCTCTGTTGCTATTCTTAGTGTATATAGCCTCTGTTTGTTGATATTCTTAGTGTATATAGCCTCTGTTTGTTGATATTCTTAGTGTATATAGCCTCTGTTTGTTGATATTCTTAGTGTATATAGCCTCTGTTTGTTGCTATTCTTAGTATATATAGCCTCTGTTTGTTGCTATTCTTAGTGTATATAGCCTCTGTTTGTTGATATTCTTAGTGTATATAGCCTCTGTTTGTTGCTATTCTTAGTGTATATAGCCTCTGTTTGTTAATATTCTTAGTGTATATAGCCTCTGTTTGTTGCTATTCTTAGTGTATATAGCCTCTGTTTGTTGCTATTCTTAGTGTATATAGCCTCTGTTTGTTGATATTCTTAGTGTATATAGCCTCTGTTTGTTGCTATTCTTAGTGTATATAGCCTCTGTTTGTTAATATTCTTAGTGTATATAGCCTCTGTTTGTTGCTATTCTTAGTGTATATAGCCTCTGTTTGTTAATATTCTTAGTGTATATAGTCTCTGTTGCTATTCTTAGTATATATAGTCTCTGTTGCTATTCTTAGTATATATAGTCTCTGTTGCTATTCTTAGTGTATATAGCCTCTGTTGCTATTCTTAGTATATATAGTCTCTGTTGCTATTCTTAGT harbors:
- the LOC128691884 gene encoding gastric triacylglycerol lipase isoform X2; the encoded protein is MTLVMVALTTLLVGVMVWQTRGEVMESGLEGTHSTTVTARRLLRVLKKYNPRANETTPQLIQSNGYPAETHRVVTEDGYVLQIHRIPFGRSRLKTPVGEENAPRPVAFLHHCLLCSSSDFVMNTPDKALAYMLADAGYDVWLANARGNTYSRNHLTLSPDSKAFWQFSWNEMAIYDVPAAIDYILNTTNQKDLYYVGFSMGTSVFWAMLSERPHYAAKIRFMVAMGPVAYVRNIKGPLGYAAPFVNQIELTLNLLGQYELLSFGPFMDRLLSTFCDEKRLSSYICSNILFLLCGPNPQELNKEFLPVMLSHTPAGTSVHTITHYLQLVNSGKFRKYDYGKIYNYYHYKLPEPPVYNLSRVTTAVAVFFSDNDWLADPQDVSHLIAELPNVVYKHRVTDHHFTHLDFVWALHADKLVYQHLLQVLAQY
- the LOC128691884 gene encoding gastric triacylglycerol lipase isoform X1, which codes for MELLVAVYMTLVMVALTTLLVGVMVWQTRGEVMESGLEGTHSTTVTARRLLRVLKKYNPRANETTPQLIQSNGYPAETHRVVTEDGYVLQIHRIPFGRSRLKTPVGEENAPRPVAFLHHCLLCSSSDFVMNTPDKALAYMLADAGYDVWLANARGNTYSRNHLTLSPDSKAFWQFSWNEMAIYDVPAAIDYILNTTNQKDLYYVGFSMGTSVFWAMLSERPHYAAKIRFMVAMGPVAYVRNIKGPLGYAAPFVNQIELTLNLLGQYELLSFGPFMDRLLSTFCDEKRLSSYICSNILFLLCGPNPQELNKEFLPVMLSHTPAGTSVHTITHYLQLVNSGKFRKYDYGKIYNYYHYKLPEPPVYNLSRVTTAVAVFFSDNDWLADPQDVSHLIAELPNVVYKHRVTDHHFTHLDFVWALHADKLVYQHLLQVLAQY